The DNA segment TGTGCAAATAGCCGGTTGGCGATGGGGCGAAGCGCGTAACGACGCCTTCGATCTTGCCGCTCGCGCTCAAGCGATCTTTCCTCTTGTCTGGCTTGGTCCGAATGGACTGAACGAGCGCCCCTATCATAGTGAACGCGCCGCTGGAACCGGCGCATCAACGCTTTTTGTCTGCAAGAATCGCCTGTTTTTTCCCTGCAATCGTACATTTCTTCGAACGCGAACGCGAACGTGGGCAGTCGCCCTTGTGGCTGCGTCGGAACAGGTAATGCCGCAGAGCGGGGGGGCAGCGCCGGCTCAGCCTTAGGCGTCGCTCCAGGCTGCAAGCTCGCTGCCCGACGGATCGATAAAGTGAAAGCGGCGCCCTCCGGGAAAGGCAAAGATCGGCTTGGCAATCATGCCGCCTGCCTTGATCACCGCATCGAAGGTCGCTTCGAGATCGTCGACCTTGATCACCGGCAGTGGTGCCGCAAGCGCTTCGTCCGGCTGGCCGTTGAGTCCAATGTCGGTGTCACCGCTGCTGGTCGCGGCATAGTCTGGGGAGAATTCGGTAAAGGTCCAACCGAACGACCGGGCGTAGAACGCGCGCGTCAACTCATGGGCGGTAGCGCTCGGCAGTTCGACATAATCGAGGCGGGCCGGGGCCATTGATCAATAGCGCCGGATCAAACCGGCAAGGCGGCCTTGGATCAACACTTGGTCAGGCCGATAACGCTGCGCTTCATACTGGCGGTTGGCGGGGTCCAGCCGGACCATCTGCCCTTCGCGCCGAAACGTCTTGAGGGTGGCTTCCGCCTGGTCGATCAGGGCGACGACAATGTCGCCGTCGCGCGCCGTGTCGACCTTGCGAATGAGCGCATAGTCGCCATCGAGGATGCCTTCCTCGACCATCGAATCCCCCGACACTTCAAGCGCATAATGTTCGCCCGGGCCGAGCAGCGCGGCCGGGACGGCAAAGCCTTCCGTTCCCTGAAGCGCCTCGATCGGCGTGCCTGCAGCGATCCTGCCGTGCATTGGAATTTCCACCATGTCATTGGCGGCTGCCGGGACAATGGGCCGCCGTGCGGGAGCGGGGGTCTGGACCGCCGCTTCAGGCATCCGCACGATTTCCAGCGCCCGGGCGCGATTGGGGAGCCGGCGGATGAACTGCCGCTCCTCCAGCGCCGAGATCAGCCGGTGAACCCCCGACTTCGACTTGAGGTCGAGCGCCTCGCGCATTTCGTCGAAACTGGGACTGACCCCGGTCGCCGACAGGCGGGTATGGATGAAATTCAGCAATTCATGCTGCTTTGAAGTTAGCATCGGACCCTCCGTCCCGGAACGAATAGGGAACGTGTAGGAAACGAACTGGCGAACTGTCAAGAGCCCGCGCTGCAAAGTCCCAGAAATGCCCTCAGGAGCGCATGGCCATGGTCGGTGGCGATGCTTTCCGGATGGAACTGGATTCCATGGACTGGCGCGTCGGCGTGGCGCATCGCCATCACCGTTCCATCGGCGGCCCAGGCATTGGCAAGAAGAGGTGCAATAGGATTGGGAACCGCCAGCGAATGGTAGCGGGTAGCCGCGAACGGGGAGGGCAGGGCCGCAAACAGTCCGGTCCCGTCATGGCTGACTGTTGCTACCTTGCCATGGACCGGTTCGGTGCGGCAAACCTCCGACCCACAG comes from the Sphingomonas xanthus genome and includes:
- a CDS encoding anthranilate synthase component II, encoding MAAPAILVLDNVDSFTFMLVDYLATLGADIRVERSDAIDVGQAFALGVSGVVISPGPGGPRQAGISVDLAKACIARRHPLLGVCLGHQAIAEACGSEVCRTEPVHGKVATVSHDGTGLFAALPSPFAATRYHSLAVPNPIAPLLANAWAADGTVMAMRHADAPVHGIQFHPESIATDHGHALLRAFLGLCSAGS
- a CDS encoding VOC family protein, translated to MAPARLDYVELPSATAHELTRAFYARSFGWTFTEFSPDYAATSSGDTDIGLNGQPDEALAAPLPVIKVDDLEATFDAVIKAGGMIAKPIFAFPGGRRFHFIDPSGSELAAWSDA
- the lexA gene encoding transcriptional repressor LexA, which translates into the protein MLTSKQHELLNFIHTRLSATGVSPSFDEMREALDLKSKSGVHRLISALEERQFIRRLPNRARALEIVRMPEAAVQTPAPARRPIVPAAANDMVEIPMHGRIAAGTPIEALQGTEGFAVPAALLGPGEHYALEVSGDSMVEEGILDGDYALIRKVDTARDGDIVVALIDQAEATLKTFRREGQMVRLDPANRQYEAQRYRPDQVLIQGRLAGLIRRY